The bacterium nucleotide sequence GAAAAACTCTTTGGATCCGGTGCCCGGTTGACCAAATTGAAAGATCTGCCGCAGCCCGGAGAGTTCGCCGCCAACGAGACGGTCACGGTAGTCGGGCCTAACCGGCGGGTGTTTGAAAAGGTGCGCATTCTGGGGGATATCCGCAAAGCGACGCAGTTGGAACTGGCGTATTCCGACGGCATTTATTTGGGCATGAAGCTGCCGCATCGCATGTCCGGCAATACGCAGGGCTCAGCGCCGTTCACCATCGTCGGTCCCAAGGGCGCCCTGTATTTGGAAGAAGGCGCCATCCGCGCCATGCGTCATATTCACATGAAT carries:
- the pduL gene encoding phosphate propanoyltransferase, with the translated sequence MRIPIGISARHLHITQEHLEKLFGSGARLTKLKDLPQPGEFAANETVTVVGPNRRVFEKVRILGDIRKATQLELAYSDGIYLGMKLPHRMSGNTQGSAPFTIVGPKGALYLEEGAIRAMRHIHMNPETAQNFGVRHGDLVSIRTVGEMSVTFNKVAIRVGEKLNLYMHIDTDEANAAGMTAENSYGILIKEGSK